The DNA sequence AATTTACCTGAATCGTGTCATATTAAGACGAAAATAGTACTGGTTCTAGTTGCCAGTAAAGATTCAACTCGTTGAAATCAAAGCTTTTCAACGGCTGTACTTTTATGATAAGATTTTAAAGAAATTAGCAATACCAGCTTTTCAAGGTTTGTGGCCAGAGCGGTCTTTTATCGCCATATAAACATTTTATAGCTAGGAATCTTAGGAGTGGACAAAATGTTGAAGTTGCTTAAGCCGAACTTATTTGTAAATTCTCTCTTGGAGGTCTCCGTGGACCAGTTAAAGAAAATAGGTATAAAAGGCCTGATAATAGACCTAGACAATACTATCACTTACTGGAACGATCGCCGGATTACCCCGGAGGTAGAGGCATGGTTTGCGAATCTTTACCAACATGGTATCAGGGCCTGCATAGTATCTAACAATAGGGGGGATAGGGTTGATCATGTTGCGCGGACTTTGAGAGTGCCATATATTTCCGGTGCCGGCAAGCCCAGGAGAAGAGCTTTTCTGCGGGCTCTTGAGGTTTTGGACTGTCGGGCAGAGGAAGCAGGGGTAGTGGGGGACCAGCTTTTTACCGATATTTTGGGTGGGAATCGCATGGGGCTGTACACCATCCTGGTGGTTCCTCTAGGACCGCGGGAATTTATAGGAACTCGGTTTATACGCAAGGTTGAGAGAATCATCATGCCCTTTATAAAACAATAGGGGGGCTGTTTATGGTAACGGTTGACGGAAAAACAAAGGTGGTAGGTTTATTTGGATGGCCGGTGGAGCATTCCTGGTCTCCCCTGATACATAACGCGGCGTTTAAGGCTGCGGGACTCAATTACGTTTACGTTCCTTTTGCCGTACCGCCGGAAAAAATTGCTCAGGCATTGTGTTCCTTACCGGCGTTGAATATCAGAGGAATAAACGTAACTATTCCTCATAAAGAAACAGTTATGAATTATCTCGACTGGATATCTCCCGAGGCCCAGATGATAGGAGCCGTTAATACCGTGGTGGTTGAAGAGGATGGGAAGTTGAAAGGATACAATACCGACGGAGAGGGATTTATGGATTCCTTGCGAGAGGAGGCGGGCATAGACCCGAGA is a window from the Calderihabitans maritimus genome containing:
- a CDS encoding YqeG family HAD IIIA-type phosphatase, producing MLKLLKPNLFVNSLLEVSVDQLKKIGIKGLIIDLDNTITYWNDRRITPEVEAWFANLYQHGIRACIVSNNRGDRVDHVARTLRVPYISGAGKPRRRAFLRALEVLDCRAEEAGVVGDQLFTDILGGNRMGLYTILVVPLGPREFIGTRFIRKVERIIMPFIKQ